CTGAGACCACCACTCGAAAACCTGATCGCCCTTGCTATCCTCTCCGCTATCCTCACGTCCCTAGTTCCGAGGTTTACGTTGAAGGCAATGAGAAATTCTCTGGCCCCGACTGCCGTTACTCCAGCGGAGGGATGAACGCGATCCGGCCCAAAGTCTGGCTTCCACCTGGGATCTTTCATCTTCTCGAAGAATCCTTCGAACTCACCCTTCCTGATGTTCGCAAGGTTCTCCCTTTCCGGGCGTGTGGCGGACTTTTCGTACAGATAAACCGGAACCCCAAGCTCTTCACCTATTCTCTTTCCCAGGATCTTCGAATATTGAACACATTCGTCCATTGTTATGTTGTAGAGAGGGACAAGAGGAATGACGTCTGCCGCCCCCATTCTCGGATGTTGCCCCGTGTGATTCCTCAAGTCAATCAACTCCACCGCCTTTTTGGTCATGTCAAAGAGAGCGTTTACGAGGTTTTCAGGCTCTCCCACGAGCGTAACGACCGACCTGTTGTGATCCGCATCCATGGACCAGTCAAGGATCCAAACTCTGTCGTACTTTTCGGCTTCAGCCACTATCTTCTCGACGATTTCCCTTCTTCTCCCCTCGCTGAAGTTCGGCACAGATTCTATCAGCTTCAACTCACTTCCCCCCTAACTCTGCTATCCTGTTCTTCAACAGAAGAATGAACTCTTCGTAGGTCTTCCCGTCGTCTGGATAGCACACATAGGCATGTTCAAAACTCTGTGAAAGCTTCTCTTTCATCCTTCTAGTGACGGCGGTGATTCCATGTTTGCCGGTTAGTGTCAGAACGAAGACGTATTCGCTGGCGGAGATCGGCAGGATGTAGTCTGTCTCCCTAAAGAACTTCTTGATCGCTTCGTAATCTCTCATTATACCGTTGAATCTAACGTACATGATACAAAAGTGCCCACCTGCTCTGCTACAGCGTTTTATCTCCTTTCTCACGATGTCTTCGAACCTCAGGGTTATTTCTAAGTCTTCGATGTTTCTCCTGACAGAAACGGATACCCTCGATATTCCAGGGGAAGACAGTATCCTCTTCACCCTGCCGAGGAAATAGTCTTGTTTGAAGGGTTTCAGAATGTAGTCAATTGCTCCGGCCTTCACCGAATTGACAACAAGGTCTTTGTCAACATAAGCGCTCAGGACGGCGACTTTTGTGTTAGGAAAACTTTCACGTATCTCCCTTATCAGGTTCAAGCTCTTCTCACCTTCGAAGATATCCACGAAAACAAGGTCTACATGTTCTCTACGGAGGTTCGAAATGGCTTCCTGTCCGTTTCTTGCCCACAGAACCCTGCACCCTTCCTTCTCAAGGGCGTTCTTCACAGCCAGGAAGGTGATCTTTGATTCGTCCACTACCATGACCGTTGCTGCCATCCTTCAACCCTCCTCATCACCATTTTATCATCGATCATTCGATCTTGGTCAGGATGAATTTGAGGTATTCTTCTTTCTCGTCGAAGCTCACCGTTCTGACGATCGTCCTGTAGCCAGGTTTGACAACTGTGATCTCGTATGTGCCGGTTTGAATGTAAATGGTAACAGGTGTTTCGCCGTGGTAGTATCCGTTGAGATACACGGTAGCTTTGGATGGCTGTGTCTCTATTCTGACCTCGGAAAAAATAACCTTTTCTTCGAGCTCTTTAAACACATTCGTCTCTTCTCCGGTTTCCAGTTCCACCATGAAGATTTCCGTTTCATATCCTTCCTTTTCCAGTCTTATTCTGTAAGTTCCAGGATCCAGAACGAGGATCAGACCGTTTTCGGAAGTTGTTCCAACGTACTTTCCCTCTATGTAGACGTCCACACCACTGGGATCCGTCCTCAGTTTCAAAGTCGCCTGAAGTGGTTTCAAATCAACGTGAATGGATCGGGACTCTCCCATGCTGAGGGTGATGTAGCGAGTCTCTTCGCGGTAACCTTCTTTTCTGAAGGTTACGGTGTAGCCCCCAGGTGAAAGACTCAACATTAGCGGTGTCTCTCCCCTGTAGTCTCCGTTTATGTACACGTCCGCACCGCTCGGTGAAGAACTGAGCGAAAGCTGTGCGAGTGGGAGTTTGGCGATCACACGTACCGTCTGATTTTCTCTCACATACACTTCCTTGTAAAAGGTGTAGTTTTC
The sequence above is drawn from the Thermotoga sp. genome and encodes:
- the ftcD gene encoding glutamate formimidoyltransferase; its protein translation is MKLIESVPNFSEGRRREIVEKIVAEAEKYDRVWILDWSMDADHNRSVVTLVGEPENLVNALFDMTKKAVELIDLRNHTGQHPRMGAADVIPLVPLYNITMDECVQYSKILGKRIGEELGVPVYLYEKSATRPERENLANIRKGEFEGFFEKMKDPRWKPDFGPDRVHPSAGVTAVGAREFLIAFNVNLGTRDVRIAERIARAIRFSSGGLRYVKAIGIELKERGIVQVSINITDHKKTPLYRVFEMIKMEAERYGVPVLSSEIVGLFPLESLLKTVSYYLRTNLSSKKVIESNLLDILVKEAGR
- a CDS encoding response regulator, with amino-acid sequence MAATVMVVDESKITFLAVKNALEKEGCRVLWARNGQEAISNLRREHVDLVFVDIFEGEKSLNLIREIRESFPNTKVAVLSAYVDKDLVVNSVKAGAIDYILKPFKQDYFLGRVKRILSSPGISRVSVSVRRNIEDLEITLRFEDIVRKEIKRCSRAGGHFCIMYVRFNGIMRDYEAIKKFFRETDYILPISASEYVFVLTLTGKHGITAVTRRMKEKLSQSFEHAYVCYPDDGKTYEEFILLLKNRIAELGGK
- a CDS encoding PEGA domain-containing protein — protein: MRRYLLLLLVLASILSFSFNMKNIIIFPEKPYFTVDVWLNKPEGSVYNVGERIEIFVKPSKDAYILVYDINVDGKVTLIFPNKYESNNFVRANTIKKIPSKSTYSLRVSPPYGKEFVQVIASTTPIPIFKELEKLGTTRMFPTLSNNVEEYVQKKLKPFLRGEWVSDTTYFYVGKAPSFGALIVESDPPGMTVYVDGSYRGKAPVTMTVDEGTHYITVYFENYTFYKEVYVRENQTVRVIAKLPLAQLSLSSSPSGADVYINGDYRGETPLMLSLSPGGYTVTFRKEGYREETRYITLSMGESRSIHVDLKPLQATLKLRTDPSGVDVYIEGKYVGTTSENGLILVLDPGTYRIRLEKEGYETEIFMVELETGEETNVFKELEEKVIFSEVRIETQPSKATVYLNGYYHGETPVTIYIQTGTYEITVVKPGYRTIVRTVSFDEKEEYLKFILTKIE